From a region of the Gossypium raimondii isolate GPD5lz chromosome 10, ASM2569854v1, whole genome shotgun sequence genome:
- the LOC105777529 gene encoding probable peroxygenase 3, with product MEDGECIATEAPKAPVTKERKIGTDLEKYIAKPYVARALQAPDVGNPDGTKGYPDNGMTVLQQHVAFFDQNNDGVVYPWETFKGIRDLGFDPFSSFVITFVINAAFSYRTLPGWVPNPLLPIYIERIHRDKHGSDSATYDTEGRFMPVNLENMFTKYALTKPDNLSLKELWQMTEGNRAAFDYLGWMASKLEWLLLYYVAKDKQGFLSKEAVRGCFDGSLFKNISKMYKDSDRKSK from the exons atggaagacGGTGAATGCATTGCAACAGAAGCACCCAAGGCACCAGTgactaaagaaagaaagatcGGAACAGacttggaaaaatatatagcaAAGCCAT ATGTCGCAAGAGCACTGCAAGCTCCAGATGTGGGAAATCCAGATGGGACAAAAGGATATCCGGATAATGGAATGACTGTTCTTCAACAACATGTTGCCTTCTTCGATCAAAACAACGATGGAGTTGTTTATCCTTGGGAGACTTTCAAAG GTATTCGAGATCTTGGGTTCGATCCATTTTCCTCATTTGTCATAACTTTTGTAATTAATGCAGCATTTAGTTATCGCACTCTCCCG GGGTGGGTGCCAAATCCGTTACTTCCCATATACATAGAGAGAATACACAGAGATAAGCATGGGAGTGATTCAGCAACATATGATACTGAAGGAAG GTTCATGCCAGTGAACCTGGAGAACATGTTCACCAAGTATGCACTCACAAAGCCCGACAATTTATCACTCAAGGAGTTGTGGCAGATGACTGAGGGAAATCGGGCCGCTTTCGACTATCTTGGATG GATGGCATCCAAGTTGGAATGGTTGCTGTTGTATTATGTAGCCAAGGACAAGCAGGGTTTTCTGTCCAAAGAAGCTGTTAGAGGGTGTTTTGATGGGAGCTTGTTCAAGAACATTTCCAAAATGTACAAGGACTCAGATAGAAAGAGTAAATAA
- the LOC105776008 gene encoding probable peroxygenase 3, whose protein sequence is MCLTIKDESLATVASKAPVTSERKILDNLDEKLPKPYLARALVAPDVEHPKGTEGRVNNGMSVLQQHVAFFDRDNDGIIYPWDTYNGLRDIGFGPVSSFILGVLINGTMSYPTLPGWIPNILLPIYIDRIHKAKHGSDSATFDTEGRFMPVNLENVFTKYARTEPGKLTFFEVLRLTEENRVPFDFLGWILAKAEWLVLYSLARDDDGFLSKEAARTCCEGSLFEQYAKMNKGDNKKRK, encoded by the exons ATGTGTCTTACCATT AAAGATGAATCGTTGGCAACCGTAGCATCCAAAGCGCCAGTAACTAGTGAAAGGAAGATTCTAGATAACTTGGACGAAAAATTACCAAAGCCCT ATTTGGCGAGAGCACTGGTAGCACCTGACGTGGAACATCCAAAAGGAACGGAAGGACGTGTGAACAATGGAATGAGTGTACTTCAACAACATGTAGCCTTTTTTGATCGAGATAACGATGGAATTATTTATCCCTGGGACACTTATAacg GTTTGCGAGATATTGGTTTCGGTCCAGTATCCTCTTTTATTTTAGGAGTTCTAATCAATGGAACAATGAGTTATCCTACTCTGCCT GGGTGGataccaaatattttattacccaTATACATAGACAGAATACATAAAGCGAAGCATGGGAGTGATTCAGCAACATTTGACACTGAAGGAAG GTTTATGCCAGTGAACCTGGAGAACGTGTTCACCAAGTATGCTCGCACAGAGCCCGGCAAGTTAACATTCTTCGAGGTGTTGCGATTGACTGAGGAAAATCGGGTGCCTTTTGACTTCTTGGGATG GATTTTGGCCAAGGCGGAATGGTTGGTTTTGTATTCGCTTGCCAGGGATGACGACGGGTTTCTATCTAAAGAAGCAGCTAGAACGTGTTGTGAAGGGAGCTTGTTTGAGCAGTATGCCAAAATGAACAAGGGTGATAACAAAAAGCGAAAATGA